The genomic window CAgtacacattacacatttttttttttttgtcattttaggATGGTAATGGGCAGATAATAGTTGGTAAGTGTCTTGCCTCAATTCGACAGTTTAAGTAATGTTAACTGCAGCATTCTCAGTTTTTTTACCTTACATCTTTTCATTACTGTGATAACAGGGccaccagcagcaacatcagCAGCTCCTACAGCCCCAACAGCAGCTCCAACAGTCCAGTGTGACAGCTGTGTCTCCATTGAACAGGTGTTTATTTCTTCACTAACCATACAATCTGGATGACAATAACCCAAACAAAGTTGTTGtctattctattttttttcattgtaaTTCTAAGTTGTGTCTCAACTCAAGTGTTAATGTGAACTCGCATCTCTTATGAACAATGTTTGTCTCAAtcttagagagaagagagtttcAGTGAATTAGAGGACTTCAATGAAGAATGTGAGGACACAAGTTGTGAGGAAGTAAGGGGTTATATATTGCACATCAAACATTAATCAGGACCCCCACCCACCCGCCACCACACATCCAGTCActctcttagacacacacattagatcTATGATGTTTGAACCACCCAATCTGGATGACAATGACCCTAACAATGTTGATTTCTATTTAATTTGTATTCTATGTTGTATCTCAACTAACCTCAAGTATGAATGTGAACTCACTTTAGGACTCTTATGAACAATGTCTGTCTTTGTATTAGAGAGAAGAGCGTTTGCGTGAGATACAGGAGCTCAGCAAAGACTACcagaacactaaatgggtaaggGATTATATATTGCACATTAAACATCAGGTCAATGCAGATCCTTAATTACTGAGACCGCTAAAACACagaacccccctccacacacacacacaccaccaccaccaccacaaacacaGGCTCTTGCATAGACACGCATTCGATCTATGATGTTTTAACACTGTTTTATGCATTATCATCTATTGACCTCCCCACatagacctacagtacacaAGTGTCCATTGCTGCACACAGGAGAGGCATCAAGCAAGTGAGAGCATGGTAGGCGTAGGCCTGGCATGGTAGTGCAATGTTCCTTCCACTAAAAAAAATTAATTGACTGAACTGCCTTTTAATGTTTGTTGCTCAGCTCTTCGAAGAGGCAAAAAAGGCAGCAGACTGGTTGAATGAAAACAGTGggctgataaaaaataaatattggcTGCCACGGGTGTTGGACATGGAGGcggaagagcaggaggaggtgctgGCCAGACAGTTTGTCCAGTTGGACGTTGAAAACATGAATTTGTTCACATTTCAATTTACCACCGTCCAAGATCACGAAACATTTTCTATTCATGTACGGGACGAACTTCACATTCGGGCAATGACATCATTTGTCCAAAGATCGTTtccaaatgaaaaataaaaaactcaaaTAACATTGATTCTGATTCCAGTTCTACTTATCAATTCTGGTTCCTATTGattcttcatttcaatttcaaaatgtaaacttttgtttttagaTCTGTTCAAGTGTACTGTATTGCTTGTACTGTATgctacacatctctctctctcacacacacgctaggctactgtattgcttgtagcctactgtattccTATAAATGTGCCATCTGTTCTGGTCCTGCTGTTGCCAGTGACTTTATAGGCTACTTACACCATTTACTTTTATCTACATTGTGTACATGCTCTTCGAACAACAACAGaactacaacacacaacagtacAATAAATCATTGCTTTTGGTATCTTTATTAAAACTACCTCAAAAGCCTAGTGGAGGAGCATGATCTTAAACAATGTTAATACGTAACGCTAATTCGTTTTCTGCATTAGTTACGATCGGTCGATGTTCAGAGGAAAAACGCGAAAAACGTAAAATTACCTAAGTTAACGGAATATCACAATACCTAATGTTCATTTATATACAATTaatttaattatatatatatatcaaatacACAAATAACACAAACCTGAGGTCTCACGTTATTTCAGCGACTACTTCCTTATTCAAGTGGAGGTGACGTATTTCCGTTATTGAGTGGAGCTCCACTAATAGAATTCCCCCAGAGGTCTGCAGCCAGGTCCCTCTCGAAAAATGAGCAAATCCAACAAAATTGTGTGTTATTGTAAAAGTCCAATGCATgcatagtagcctaggcctaacaCTCATTGAACTCCAGAAACGCTCAGCCTTCTATTTGACAATGTAGCCTATGAAGGGACAAGGGAACTCTATACATGCTCATCCATTCCCAAGACTGGAAactttgtgagagtgtgtcgtTCATCACAAACACGCCTTGTGTGTGAAATTGACATGCCTGAAGTTCAAATACTGTAGCCTCCTAGGCTACTTGCATGAGCATGTGGCATCTGCCAAGAATATTTAACATTCAGACTGAGACTGTTTCAGTGCCCATGGAGCTGACTGTGGATTCAGACTGAGACTGTTTCAGTGCCCATGGAGCTGACTGTGGATTCAGGCTCCTCTGTGTGCATTCTGCCTAAATGTCTGTATGAGAGACACCTCAAAAGAGAACAGCTACTGTTTcctacaagtcaagtcaagtcaagtcattttatttgtatagcacatttaaacgaACGACAgatgacccaaagtgctttagaGTAAGTTAGAGCAGGAATGACAGAAACTATATGCCTTGAAGATACATAGACAGGTGTGCCATAC from Alosa sapidissima isolate fAloSap1 chromosome 9, fAloSap1.pri, whole genome shotgun sequence includes these protein-coding regions:
- the LOC121718973 gene encoding uncharacterized protein LOC121718973 isoform X2, producing the protein MRKSVHRPTSGPPALSIFPATRTDGCIKYAWYIALETPFDFSIHDMPYLRRWWCTVLMENLEIEGHGRRFAHFTEEGRKTADGSVAPVFRVPRKRKLDTMDGNGQIIVGPPAATSAAPTAPTAAPTVQCDSCVSIEQREESFSELEDFNEECEDTSCEEREERLREIQELSKDYQNTKWLFEEAKKAADWLNENSGLIKNKYWLPRVLDMEAEEQEEVLARQFVQLDVENMNLFTFQFTTVQDHETFSIHVRDELHIRAMTSFVQRSFPNEK
- the LOC121718973 gene encoding uncharacterized protein LOC121718973 isoform X1, encoding MRKSVHRPTSGPPALSIFPATRTDGCIKGLPQQHFGVDCGIFMIMYAWYIALETPFDFSIHDMPYLRRWWCTVLMENLEIEGHGRRFAHFTEEGRKTADGSVAPVFRVPRKRKLDTMDGNGQIIVGPPAATSAAPTAPTAAPTVQCDSCVSIEQREESFSELEDFNEECEDTSCEEREERLREIQELSKDYQNTKWLFEEAKKAADWLNENSGLIKNKYWLPRVLDMEAEEQEEVLARQFVQLDVENMNLFTFQFTTVQDHETFSIHVRDELHIRAMTSFVQRSFPNEK